One Persephonella hydrogeniphila DNA window includes the following coding sequences:
- the flgG gene encoding flagellar basal-body rod protein FlgG: MIRALWTSASGMQAQQTNLDVISNNIANVNTVGFKRSRANFEDLIYQDIKDPGVMSSNETRVPSGIQIGLGVKLSDVSKIFSQGSLIKTDKQLDIAIQGEGFFKIELPGGGEAYTRAGNFQVDNEGYVVTPNGYKLSPNIQISSPETLISINISPNGKVYLVRNEGGQQTTEELTDIKLYKFINPAGLKAIGENLFVQTDASGDPIEGDPNTDGFGKLAQGFLEASNVNIVEEMVNLIVAQRAYEINSKGIITADEMLRTVGSLKS; this comes from the coding sequence ATGATTAGAGCACTGTGGACATCAGCATCAGGTATGCAGGCACAACAGACAAACCTTGATGTCATATCAAACAATATAGCAAATGTAAACACTGTAGGTTTCAAAAGAAGCAGAGCTAACTTTGAAGATCTTATATATCAGGATATAAAAGATCCCGGAGTTATGAGTTCCAACGAAACCAGAGTTCCATCAGGAATACAGATAGGTCTAGGGGTGAAACTGTCTGATGTATCAAAGATTTTTTCACAGGGCAGTCTTATAAAAACAGATAAGCAGTTAGATATAGCGATTCAGGGGGAAGGATTTTTTAAGATAGAACTTCCCGGAGGAGGAGAAGCTTACACAAGAGCCGGAAATTTTCAGGTAGATAACGAAGGGTATGTAGTTACACCTAACGGTTACAAATTATCTCCAAATATCCAGATATCTTCTCCTGAGACACTTATCAGTATAAACATAAGCCCTAACGGCAAAGTGTATCTTGTCAGAAATGAAGGAGGTCAGCAAACAACAGAGGAGTTAACAGATATAAAACTTTACAAATTTATTAATCCTGCAGGTCTTAAAGCTATAGGAGAAAATCTGTTTGTCCAGACTGACGCATCAGGAGATCCTATCGAGGGAGATCCGAACACTGATGGTTTTGGTAAGCTTGCACAGGGATTTTTAGAAGCTTCCAATGTAAACATTGTGGAAGAGATGGTAAATCTTATCGTTGCTCAGAGAGCTTACGAAATTAACTCAAAAGGTATAATAACAGCAGATGAGATGCTCAGAACCGTCGGTTCCCTCAAAAGTTAA
- a CDS encoding flagellar basal body L-ring protein FlgH codes for MQSNRERYSLVYRWLLVVPFLLFVSCSEKKQALKPFNPQPPEIVSQKPESPPGSLFTEVTSTNLFSDDKAYQVGDVITIKVIENISGSGSANSQSGRDTSVEYDFPSPTLMGKPLINKTPIAGAKAGSKNSFKGTGKTDRKARLVATISARVVKVYPNGNLFIVGKKIIKINEDEQILRISGIVEPTYIDQDNSILSSKISDMYIEYNGKGFIADNQRPGWLAQFLAKIWPF; via the coding sequence ATGCAAAGTAATAGGGAAAGATACAGTCTTGTTTATAGGTGGTTATTAGTAGTACCGTTTCTGCTTTTTGTTTCCTGTTCAGAGAAAAAACAGGCTTTAAAACCTTTTAATCCACAACCTCCTGAGATAGTATCTCAAAAGCCTGAATCTCCCCCTGGATCTTTGTTTACAGAAGTAACATCTACAAATCTGTTTTCCGATGATAAAGCTTATCAGGTAGGAGATGTTATTACGATAAAAGTTATAGAAAATATAAGCGGATCAGGAAGTGCCAACAGTCAGTCAGGAAGGGATACATCTGTAGAGTACGACTTTCCATCTCCTACGCTAATGGGAAAGCCTCTTATTAATAAAACTCCAATAGCCGGTGCAAAGGCAGGATCAAAGAACTCTTTTAAAGGAACAGGGAAAACAGACAGAAAAGCACGGCTTGTGGCAACGATATCTGCAAGGGTAGTAAAGGTATACCCTAACGGCAATTTATTTATTGTAGGCAAGAAGATAATAAAAATAAATGAAGATGAGCAGATATTGAGAATATCAGGAATAGTAGAGCCTACATATATAGATCAGGATAACTCTATACTTTCATCAAAGATATCTGATATGTATATAGAGTACAATGGAAAAGGATTTATTGCTGATAACCAGCGTCCTGGATGGCTTGCACAATTCCTTGCAAAAATCTGGCCTTTTTAG
- the flgA gene encoding flagellar basal body P-ring formation chaperone FlgA — MRCSEPSVPSKVKILLIFLLLFSPVYSKTVIKLKSYVETEKSKLTLSDISVINTDNERFLTFLSGITVIEGLKAGEEKELRKNQILKILKNNYVNPDSVVIKGEKVKIKRKEIILSPEIIKEKITEYLKRYPDIQIEDIRVSLKTEKLNKPFTLKIEERSKSNRYIYLSVYILQNGKKIRKLNATVKYQKVADVIVAKKDLLRGELITEDDIELKKLPVKNNYITDPDLVIGAKVRTLIKKGSPLKLTMIEPDYPVKRKSYVKVIYDRNGIKIEITGIALENGQKGQVIKVKNSSTGKILSCKVIGKDTVLFIGGY; from the coding sequence ATGAGATGCTCAGAACCGTCGGTTCCCTCAAAAGTTAAGATCTTACTGATATTTTTGCTTCTTTTTTCTCCAGTTTACAGTAAGACAGTAATAAAACTAAAAAGTTATGTAGAGACGGAAAAAAGCAAGCTGACACTTTCTGATATATCAGTGATAAATACAGACAATGAAAGATTCTTAACATTTCTGTCAGGAATTACTGTTATAGAAGGGCTTAAAGCAGGAGAGGAAAAAGAATTAAGAAAAAATCAGATCTTAAAAATTCTAAAAAACAACTATGTAAATCCTGATTCTGTAGTTATTAAAGGAGAAAAAGTAAAAATAAAAAGAAAAGAGATAATCCTCTCTCCAGAAATCATAAAAGAAAAGATAACAGAGTATCTAAAAAGGTATCCGGATATACAAATAGAAGATATAAGGGTATCTTTAAAAACAGAAAAACTTAATAAGCCTTTTACATTAAAAATAGAAGAAAGATCAAAAAGTAATAGATACATATATCTTAGTGTGTATATTCTCCAGAATGGAAAAAAAATAAGAAAACTGAATGCAACAGTAAAATACCAGAAAGTAGCAGATGTTATAGTAGCAAAAAAAGATTTATTAAGGGGTGAGCTGATAACAGAAGATGATATTGAACTAAAAAAATTACCTGTAAAAAACAACTATATAACAGATCCTGATCTTGTTATCGGAGCAAAAGTAAGGACATTGATAAAAAAGGGTTCTCCATTAAAACTGACTATGATAGAACCTGATTATCCTGTAAAAAGAAAAAGTTATGTTAAAGTGATTTATGACCGAAATGGAATAAAGATAGAGATCACTGGAATAGCTCTGGAAAACGGGCAGAAGGGACAGGTTATTAAAGTAAAAAACAGCTCAACAGGGAAGATACTGTCATGCAAAGTAATAGGGAAAGATACAGTCTTGTTTATAGGTGGTTATTAG
- the fliN gene encoding flagellar motor switch protein FliN gives MSEEEKKENEPQENEEVDQEKLAEEWAKMAEQSQPEEEKGEEEVDQEKLAEEWAKMAEGEGGEEETGADQEELAKQWEEAVSTAEHKPEETELLEKEKLDLLMDIPLEISVEIGSTTMPLEEVLKLNPNSIVELDRYINQPIDIKVNGKLIAKGELYTVENNFGVKITSIITVQERMKLLTEEES, from the coding sequence ATGTCAGAAGAAGAAAAAAAGGAAAATGAACCACAGGAAAATGAAGAAGTAGATCAGGAGAAGCTTGCAGAAGAATGGGCTAAGATGGCTGAACAGTCACAACCTGAGGAAGAAAAAGGAGAAGAGGAAGTAGATCAGGAAAAACTGGCAGAGGAATGGGCTAAGATGGCTGAAGGTGAGGGTGGTGAAGAGGAGACAGGGGCAGATCAGGAAGAGCTTGCAAAGCAGTGGGAAGAAGCAGTAAGTACAGCTGAACACAAACCGGAGGAAACAGAACTTTTAGAGAAAGAAAAATTAGATCTGTTAATGGACATACCCCTTGAGATATCTGTCGAGATAGGAAGTACAACAATGCCCCTTGAAGAAGTTCTGAAACTAAACCCAAACAGTATAGTAGAGTTAGACAGGTATATAAACCAGCCGATAGATATAAAAGTAAATGGAAAGTTGATAGCAAAAGGGGAGCTTTACACGGTAGAGAATAATTTTGGAGTAAAGATAACCAGTATAATAACAGTTCAGGAAAGGATGAAACTCCTTACTGAAGAAGAGTCCTAA
- a CDS encoding flagellar hook-basal body protein, with protein MALNFQPIYILASGGERALENLNVVTNNLANVNTPGFKKLLLREMSQYLPENKGDSSHLFVFPRFNDTPVINTQGNLIKTDAPFDLAIFGKGFFGIETPNGIKYTRNGHFLRNGEGFLVDSNGNYLLNEQGKRIRITDITKPINILDDGTVYSGNEVVGKIMVRNFSSVRPDSESYYIPDNNAQEIPAEYQIKQGYLEQSNVNGIEAMIELINAQRRFEIYGNLMRSLDQMEQKSNEIGRA; from the coding sequence ATGGCTCTGAACTTTCAGCCTATATACATTCTTGCTTCCGGTGGAGAGAGAGCTCTGGAAAACCTGAATGTTGTAACCAATAACCTTGCCAATGTAAACACACCAGGATTTAAAAAACTGTTGCTTAGAGAGATGAGCCAGTACCTTCCAGAAAACAAAGGGGATTCTTCCCATCTGTTTGTTTTCCCAAGATTTAATGATACTCCTGTTATAAACACACAGGGAAATCTTATAAAAACAGATGCCCCCTTTGATCTTGCGATCTTTGGAAAGGGATTTTTTGGTATTGAAACACCAAACGGTATTAAGTACACAAGAAACGGCCACTTTCTTCGGAATGGAGAAGGGTTTCTTGTGGATTCTAACGGGAACTACCTGTTAAATGAACAGGGGAAAAGAATTCGGATAACAGATATAACAAAACCGATTAATATTTTGGATGATGGAACTGTTTACAGTGGTAATGAAGTAGTCGGAAAAATTATGGTAAGGAACTTCTCATCTGTAAGACCAGATTCGGAAAGTTATTATATACCTGACAATAATGCTCAGGAGATACCGGCAGAATACCAAATTAAGCAGGGGTATCTGGAGCAATCTAATGTGAATGGAATTGAGGCCATGATAGAACTTATAAATGCCCAGAGAAGATTTGAGATTTACGGCAATTTGATGAGAAGTTTAGATCAGATGGAACAAAAAAGCAATGAAATAGGAAGAGCTTAA
- a CDS encoding flagellar basal body P-ring protein FlgI — MVRYIFLLLLIIFSISFGGNKVKIREEADIMGLRPNYLIGYGIVVGLKGTGDGTTTRYTLISIANMLRKMGIYIDPAQVKTKNSAAVMVTAKLPPFAKSGMRFDVTVASMGDAKDIGNGVLIRTPLFGPDGKVYGFAQGSVSTGGGFSESNKGGKVVKNFPTTGVIVEGGIVEKDLPFEFSRMKKLILTLKRPDFAKAIKIQDAINNYYGKKIARALDATTVTVNFVKGKDPVQMAGEILNLEIQTDSEPTIVIYERTGTVIMSGDIKIDAPIYVSHGNIYVAVEKKPVVSQPPPLSQGQTVETQQVQTTVVEEKGRIFAIESPKLKDLVEALNDIGVSPRDLIAIIQAIKNTGKLHAKIVIM; from the coding sequence ATGGTCAGATATATATTTTTATTACTTCTTATAATTTTTTCTATATCCTTCGGCGGAAATAAAGTAAAAATCAGAGAAGAAGCAGATATAATGGGATTAAGGCCTAACTACCTTATCGGTTACGGGATAGTTGTAGGTCTTAAAGGAACAGGAGATGGAACCACAACAAGATACACCCTGATAAGTATAGCCAATATGCTCAGGAAAATGGGCATATATATAGACCCTGCACAGGTAAAGACGAAAAACTCTGCAGCTGTTATGGTTACTGCAAAACTGCCTCCTTTTGCAAAATCTGGAATGAGGTTTGATGTAACTGTTGCTTCAATGGGGGATGCTAAAGATATAGGAAACGGAGTTCTGATAAGAACGCCTCTTTTTGGACCTGACGGAAAAGTATACGGTTTTGCACAGGGTTCAGTCTCTACAGGAGGAGGTTTTTCAGAATCAAACAAAGGAGGAAAAGTTGTAAAAAACTTCCCTACAACCGGAGTTATCGTTGAAGGAGGTATAGTTGAAAAAGACCTGCCGTTTGAGTTTTCCAGGATGAAAAAACTTATTCTCACACTAAAAAGACCTGATTTTGCCAAAGCTATCAAAATACAGGACGCCATAAATAATTACTACGGAAAAAAGATAGCCAGAGCTTTAGATGCTACTACAGTAACCGTAAATTTTGTTAAAGGTAAAGACCCTGTTCAGATGGCAGGAGAGATTCTCAATCTTGAAATTCAGACAGATTCGGAACCTACCATTGTTATCTACGAGAGGACAGGAACAGTGATAATGAGCGGAGATATTAAGATAGATGCCCCTATCTATGTTTCCCACGGAAATATATATGTTGCTGTAGAAAAAAAACCTGTTGTTTCACAACCTCCTCCCCTTTCTCAGGGACAGACTGTAGAGACACAGCAGGTACAGACAACAGTAGTAGAAGAAAAAGGAAGAATATTTGCTATAGAGTCTCCAAAATTAAAGGATCTTGTTGAAGCTCTGAATGATATAGGTGTGTCTCCGAGGGATCTTATAGCTATAATACAGGCTATAAAAAATACAGGAAAACTACATGCAAAAATAGTAATTATGTAA